In Bacillus sp. BGMRC 2118, the following are encoded in one genomic region:
- the guaA gene encoding glutamine-hydrolyzing GMP synthase, whose product MVLEQEKIVVLDFGSQYNQLITRRIREFGVYSELHPHTLTAAEIKALNPKGIILSGGPNSVYEENAFHCDHDIFNIGVPVLGICYGMQLMTHIFGGKVEKATHREYGKATVNVEIQSPLYHQIPEEQVVWMSHGDLVVETPQGFDVDATSASCPIAAMSDPSRNFYGVQFHPEVRHSEYGNDLLKNFVFEICHSEANWSMENFIEVEMQKIKETVGDKKVLCALSGGVDSSVVAVLIHKAIGDQLTCMFVDHGLLRKGEAEGVMKTFSEGFNMNVIKIDAKERFMNKLQGVSDPEQKRKIIGNEFIYVFDDEAQKLEGIEFLAQGTLYTDIIESGTLTAQTIKSHHNVGGLPEDMAFTLIEPLNTLFKDEVRALGTELGIPDEIVWRQPFPGPGLGIRVLGEVTEEKLEIVRESDAILREEIRNFGLERDIWQYFTVLPDIRSVGVMGDARTYDYTIGIRAVTSIDGMTSDWARIPWEVLEKISTRIVNEVAHINRVVYDITSKPPATIEWE is encoded by the coding sequence TTGGTATTAGAGCAGGAGAAAATTGTTGTTCTTGATTTTGGAAGTCAGTATAATCAACTAATTACACGTCGAATTCGTGAATTTGGGGTCTACAGTGAACTACATCCACATACGTTAACAGCAGCAGAAATTAAAGCTTTAAATCCAAAGGGGATTATCCTTTCAGGTGGTCCAAATAGTGTCTATGAGGAAAATGCATTTCATTGTGATCATGACATATTTAATATTGGTGTTCCAGTGTTAGGAATTTGTTATGGTATGCAGCTTATGACACACATTTTCGGAGGGAAAGTCGAGAAAGCTACCCACCGTGAATACGGAAAAGCAACAGTAAATGTAGAAATTCAATCACCACTGTATCATCAAATACCAGAAGAACAGGTTGTTTGGATGAGTCATGGTGACTTAGTAGTAGAAACTCCACAAGGCTTTGATGTGGATGCGACGAGTGCATCTTGCCCGATTGCGGCTATGAGTGATCCGAGTCGTAACTTCTACGGTGTTCAATTTCATCCGGAAGTAAGACATTCTGAATATGGGAATGATTTATTAAAGAATTTCGTGTTTGAAATTTGTCACAGTGAAGCAAACTGGTCGATGGAAAATTTCATTGAAGTGGAAATGCAAAAAATTAAAGAAACAGTTGGAGATAAAAAAGTACTCTGCGCATTAAGTGGTGGAGTTGACTCATCTGTTGTGGCGGTGTTAATTCATAAAGCAATTGGTGACCAGTTAACGTGTATGTTTGTGGATCACGGTTTACTTCGTAAAGGCGAAGCTGAAGGAGTTATGAAAACATTTAGTGAAGGCTTTAATATGAATGTCATCAAAATTGACGCAAAAGAACGATTCATGAACAAGTTACAAGGCGTAAGTGATCCGGAACAAAAGCGTAAAATTATTGGTAACGAGTTTATTTATGTTTTTGATGATGAAGCACAAAAGCTCGAAGGAATTGAATTCTTAGCTCAAGGAACACTGTATACAGACATTATTGAGAGCGGGACATTGACTGCTCAAACGATTAAATCACATCATAATGTAGGTGGGCTGCCAGAAGATATGGCATTCACACTAATAGAACCATTAAACACACTATTTAAAGATGAGGTTCGTGCTCTAGGAACTGAGCTAGGTATTCCGGATGAGATTGTATGGAGACAACCGTTCCCAGGTCCAGGTCTTGGTATTCGTGTGCTAGGAGAAGTGACAGAAGAAAAGTTGGAAATCGTACGTGAATCTGATGCGATTTTACGTGAGGAAATAAGAAACTTTGGGTTAGAGCGAGATATATGGCAGTATTTCACGGTGTTACCAGACATACGCAGTGTAGGGGTTATGGGAGATGCTCGCACGTATGATTATACAATTGGAATTCGTGCAGTCACTTCAATAGATGGAATGACTTCAGACTGGGCTAGAATTCCTTGGGAAGTGTTAGAAAAGATTTCTACAAGAATTGTAAATGAAGTAGCGCATATCAATCGTGTTGTTTATGACATTACAAGTAAGCCCCCAGCAACCATTGAGTGGGAATAA
- a CDS encoding transglutaminase domain-containing protein: MMKENNNSLKKVIYYVYGFLVLWEWLRPLDEVTDTANLSIFLYFIVLAYLLSYFSVPFIVSFSAKVLLIAYFIHDLFFDGGFFSRDWISAFFSDIVTNFFFMLNANWWEMTNSFRSLLFFILLWLLAYLMEYWIVQLKKILLFLLLTITYLAVLDTFTPYDADHAIIRMVVFGFIILGLLKLDRLKEQESLFVHKQLWMKWLVPLLTVTVLTTSVGYFAPKAAPVWPDPMPFLTGKGGEGSGGIKKIGYGTNDSSLGGPFIGDDTVVFTVETANREYWRVETKDVYTGKGWESEEPNIITETSEKKVSFPLVEQPYQGAPSVAKFQMNLGYSHITYPVQLESVETDYEIDYEMNLTTQKISTRRSGRLYPLDNYSVVYKDPRYILEELQASSMEYPEEVLGYTQLPESLPDRVRALAQEIILPHENRYDQVKAVESYFRLNGFEYDTTNVAVPGKNDDYVDQFLFETKIGYCDNFSTSMIVLLRSAGIPARWVKGYTGGEYLETTTNNTRLYEVKNENAHSWVEVYFTGIGWVPFEPTKGFSNPYDFASNQENNETPIPAGTAPEEKPEQPEEDLLAEEELGQEAGSRSFSVDITFKDVIIFVIVLIVIGVLLYFTRNKWMPIYVLKRYGRFKNGPSFEKSYFVLLKLLRSYGIKKKDHQTLREYAAYVDSFFYTKDMRRLTVKLEGIQYRKNHTLEEKDIKQLQKLWENLIKRIAS; this comes from the coding sequence ATGATGAAAGAAAACAACAATTCCTTAAAAAAAGTCATCTATTATGTTTACGGATTTTTAGTATTATGGGAATGGCTCCGTCCACTAGATGAAGTAACAGATACGGCGAATTTATCAATCTTTTTATATTTTATTGTACTTGCGTATCTATTATCTTATTTCTCTGTACCGTTTATTGTTTCATTTTCAGCTAAAGTGTTATTGATTGCGTATTTTATCCATGATTTATTTTTTGATGGTGGATTTTTCAGTCGTGATTGGATATCAGCATTCTTTTCTGACATTGTGACGAACTTCTTCTTTATGCTGAATGCCAACTGGTGGGAAATGACGAATTCTTTTAGAAGCTTACTATTCTTTATTTTGTTATGGTTGCTGGCATATTTAATGGAATATTGGATTGTGCAGCTAAAGAAAATATTACTGTTCTTATTATTAACGATCACATATTTAGCTGTGTTAGATACGTTCACTCCTTATGATGCTGATCATGCCATTATACGTATGGTTGTATTTGGATTTATTATTCTTGGTTTATTAAAACTTGACCGATTAAAAGAACAGGAATCATTATTTGTTCACAAGCAGCTTTGGATGAAATGGCTTGTACCACTCTTAACTGTAACAGTACTGACAACATCAGTCGGCTACTTTGCTCCGAAAGCTGCTCCAGTCTGGCCAGATCCGATGCCGTTTTTAACAGGTAAAGGTGGAGAAGGAAGCGGTGGAATTAAGAAGATTGGTTATGGGACAAATGATTCTTCTCTTGGTGGTCCCTTTATCGGTGATGACACAGTTGTCTTTACTGTAGAAACAGCAAACCGTGAATACTGGAGAGTTGAAACGAAAGACGTCTATACCGGAAAAGGATGGGAATCAGAAGAGCCAAACATTATTACCGAAACAAGTGAAAAGAAAGTCTCATTTCCATTAGTAGAACAACCCTATCAAGGTGCACCATCAGTAGCTAAATTCCAAATGAATCTTGGTTATTCTCATATTACGTATCCAGTACAATTAGAATCTGTAGAAACAGATTACGAGATTGATTACGAAATGAACTTAACTACTCAAAAAATCTCTACTAGAAGAAGTGGGCGACTGTATCCTCTAGATAATTATAGTGTGGTCTATAAAGATCCTCGTTATATTCTGGAAGAGTTACAAGCAAGCTCAATGGAATATCCAGAAGAAGTGCTGGGTTATACACAGCTTCCTGAAAGCTTGCCAGACCGGGTAAGAGCACTAGCTCAAGAAATTATTTTGCCACATGAGAATCGATATGATCAGGTAAAGGCAGTAGAAAGCTATTTCCGTTTGAATGGATTTGAGTATGATACAACAAATGTAGCTGTCCCAGGAAAAAATGATGATTATGTTGATCAATTTCTTTTCGAAACGAAGATTGGCTATTGTGACAACTTCTCTACATCCATGATCGTATTACTGCGATCTGCAGGTATTCCCGCCCGTTGGGTAAAAGGATACACAGGTGGAGAATATTTAGAAACAACAACAAACAATACACGACTCTATGAAGTGAAAAATGAAAATGCTCACTCATGGGTAGAGGTGTATTTCACAGGAATTGGATGGGTTCCGTTTGAACCAACAAAAGGCTTCTCTAATCCTTATGACTTCGCGTCAAATCAAGAAAATAACGAAACTCCAATTCCAGCTGGAACTGCACCTGAAGAGAAACCAGAACAACCAGAAGAAGATTTATTAGCAGAAGAAGAGCTCGGTCAAGAAGCGGGCAGTCGTTCTTTTTCAGTAGATATCACATTCAAGGATGTTATAATTTTCGTGATTGTACTGATAGTGATTGGGGTACTCTTGTATTTTACACGAAACAAATGGATGCCGATTTATGTGTTGAAACGTTACGGCCGATTCAAAAACGGTCCTTCCTTTGAAAAGTCGTACTTCGTTTTACTTAAGCTGTTACGCTCATATGGGATAAAGAAAAAGGATCATCAAACACTTCGTGAATATGCAGCTTATGTGGACTCATTCTTTTATACAAAAGATATGAGGAGACTCACTGTTAAACTAGAAGGCATTCAATACCGAAAAAACCATACTCTTGAAGAAAAGGATATCAAGCAGCTCCAAAAGTTATGGGAAAATTTAATAAAAAGAATAGCATCTTGA
- a CDS encoding DUF58 domain-containing protein gives MKNNLYVRLAGKVSLIVLLILGTFVFAMFQGGFVSWFIFYSFLPLGLYSLLISFYPLTKFEVTRTVNQNQFIAGEKLKGTITVSRNLPFIPLLYLIIEEELPASLKFCSQSKRAKNMVFPWFKRTIEMEYTIDSIPRGEHLFTSIRLRTGDLFGLVEKEHRYESKKNYLVYPQYVDLQYRQLENRFDQGSTSSRTKLIRDTTMAVSVREYTPGDRFSWIDWKTSARRDTFMTKEFEQQQSHDVVVFMDRTQDQNRVMFEQVVTLSASIVRGIIRHGAQVGFVSNGKERFVAGLRNSESHQQQIFYHLAKVQPDSNHFATSVESEVTKWQQGLTMIFVTSELSDTFTRTVEYLAHKQYLIIVFVVLPKVNPSKETIIKVENLKRKHIFVKAVMEGQYADAFYEVSR, from the coding sequence ATGAAAAATAACTTATATGTACGTTTGGCAGGAAAAGTTTCATTAATTGTACTCCTAATCCTGGGTACATTTGTGTTCGCTATGTTTCAGGGTGGATTTGTCAGCTGGTTTATTTTTTATAGCTTTCTTCCGCTTGGCTTATATTCTTTATTAATCAGTTTCTACCCGTTAACGAAGTTTGAAGTAACTAGAACGGTGAACCAAAATCAGTTTATAGCGGGTGAAAAGTTAAAAGGTACAATCACAGTATCGAGAAACCTGCCGTTTATCCCACTTCTTTATTTAATTATTGAAGAAGAGCTTCCGGCATCTCTCAAGTTTTGTTCACAATCAAAAAGAGCAAAGAATATGGTGTTTCCTTGGTTTAAACGAACAATTGAAATGGAGTATACAATTGACTCGATTCCGAGAGGAGAGCATCTGTTTACGTCCATAAGATTACGAACAGGTGATTTATTTGGACTAGTAGAGAAGGAACATCGTTACGAAAGTAAGAAAAATTACCTCGTGTATCCTCAGTATGTAGATCTGCAATATCGACAATTAGAAAATCGATTTGATCAAGGGTCTACATCATCTCGTACGAAGCTCATTCGTGATACGACGATGGCAGTAAGTGTTCGTGAATACACACCAGGTGATCGATTCTCGTGGATAGACTGGAAGACAAGTGCAAGAAGAGATACGTTTATGACGAAAGAATTTGAACAACAACAAAGCCATGATGTTGTCGTATTTATGGATCGTACGCAGGACCAAAATCGAGTCATGTTTGAACAAGTTGTTACTCTGTCAGCCTCCATCGTAAGAGGAATTATCAGGCATGGTGCACAAGTTGGCTTTGTATCAAACGGGAAAGAGCGCTTTGTAGCGGGTCTTCGGAATTCAGAATCACATCAGCAACAAATTTTTTATCACCTTGCCAAAGTTCAACCTGACAGCAACCATTTTGCCACTTCGGTTGAAAGTGAGGTTACAAAATGGCAGCAAGGTTTAACAATGATTTTTGTAACGAGTGAACTGTCAGATACGTTCACGCGTACCGTGGAGTATCTAGCGCATAAGCAATATTTAATTATTGTCTTTGTCGTATTGCCAAAGGTGAATCCGTCCAAAGAGACGATCATTAAGGTTGAGAACCTAAAGCGTAAGCATATTTTTGTGAAGGCTGTTATGGAAGGTCAATATGCAGATGCTTTTTACGAGGTGAGTAGATGA